A stretch of the Ictidomys tridecemlineatus isolate mIctTri1 chromosome 5, mIctTri1.hap1, whole genome shotgun sequence genome encodes the following:
- the Cbln4 gene encoding cerebellin-4 isoform X2, which yields MGSARRGLSVVPAVLLALTLPGLPVWAQNDTEPIVLEGKCLVVCDSNPATDSKGSSSSPLGISVRAANSKVAFSAVRSTNHEPSEMSNKTRIIYFDQVNLMLNGKPVISAFAGDKDVTREAATNGVLLYLDKEDKVYLKLEKGNLVGGWQYSTFSGFLVFPL from the exons ATGGGCTCCGCGCGCCGGGGGCTGTCCGTGGTGCCGGCCGTTCTGCTGGCCCTCACGCTGCCAGGGCTGCCCGTCTGGGCGCAGAACGACACCGAGCCCATCGTCCTGGAGGGCAAGTGTCTGGTAGTGTGCGACTCAAACCCAGCCACGGACTCCAAGggctcctcttcttcccctctgGGGATATCGGTCCGGGCGGCCAACTCCAAGGTGGCCTTTTCAGCCGTGCGGAGCACCAACCACGAGCCATCGGAGATGAGCAACAAAACGCGCATCATTTACTTCGATCAG GTGAACTTGATGTTAAATGGAAAACCAGTAATATCTGCATTTGCCGGGGACAAAGATGTCACTCGCGAAGCTGCCACGAATGGAGTCCTGCTCTACCTGGACAAAGAGGACAAGGTTTACCTAAAACTGGAGAAAGGTAACTTGGTTGGAGGCTGGCAGTATTCCACGTTCTCCGGCTTCCTGGTGTTCCCCCTATAG
- the Cbln4 gene encoding cerebellin-4 isoform X1 yields MGSARRGLSVVPAVLLALTLPGLPVWAQNDTEPIVLEGKCLVVCDSNPATDSKGSSSSPLGISVRAANSKVAFSAVRSTNHEPSEMSNKTRIIYFDQILVNVGNFFTLESVFVAPRKGIYSFSFHVIKVYQSQTIQVNLMLNGKPVISAFAGDKDVTREAATNGVLLYLDKEDKVYLKLEKGNLVGGWQYSTFSGFLVFPL; encoded by the exons ATGGGCTCCGCGCGCCGGGGGCTGTCCGTGGTGCCGGCCGTTCTGCTGGCCCTCACGCTGCCAGGGCTGCCCGTCTGGGCGCAGAACGACACCGAGCCCATCGTCCTGGAGGGCAAGTGTCTGGTAGTGTGCGACTCAAACCCAGCCACGGACTCCAAGggctcctcttcttcccctctgGGGATATCGGTCCGGGCGGCCAACTCCAAGGTGGCCTTTTCAGCCGTGCGGAGCACCAACCACGAGCCATCGGAGATGAGCAACAAAACGCGCATCATTTACTTCGATCAG atCCTAGTTAATGTGGGTAATTTTTTCACATTGGAGTCTGTCTTTGTAGCGCCAAGGAAAGGAATTTACAGTTTCAGTTTTCACGTAATTAAAGTCTACCAGAGCCAAACAATCCAG GTGAACTTGATGTTAAATGGAAAACCAGTAATATCTGCATTTGCCGGGGACAAAGATGTCACTCGCGAAGCTGCCACGAATGGAGTCCTGCTCTACCTGGACAAAGAGGACAAGGTTTACCTAAAACTGGAGAAAGGTAACTTGGTTGGAGGCTGGCAGTATTCCACGTTCTCCGGCTTCCTGGTGTTCCCCCTATAG